One window of Mediterraneibacter gnavus ATCC 29149 genomic DNA carries:
- a CDS encoding glycosyltransferase family 4 protein, which yields MNVLILFVEVTSYNIARIRNVYEKCEAISCDYVYCTESISGHRTNDKLPFNAKVLSGSIMCKLKQLISILLHKKYDFIEINGYSDAIRFFLIQYAKCKKIPYAIETDTQLHIPDNYIKRTIKNIYLKYIFHGKYAYGFSGGTRQKKLFEYYGMRRNNIYILPMTVDLDQFLSIARQHDKKFYKEKHGFKDKRVVLYIGRFEDVKNISLLLSAVSRISQKYSDVCCLLIGKGTLKSKLEKQCKECHIENVYFQDYKLMPELAEYYCLADVFVLPSKFEQWGLVVNEALACYTPVIASDKVGAVDDLIQKNTNGDVFESGNIQQLEQKLEYWLNNSSNEKDFSINERWNHKVYRERWIKILQGVQE from the coding sequence ATGAACGTACTAATTTTATTTGTAGAAGTTACATCTTATAATATAGCGCGCATAAGAAATGTCTACGAAAAGTGTGAAGCTATTTCGTGTGATTATGTATATTGTACTGAAAGCATTAGTGGGCATCGAACAAATGATAAATTGCCATTTAATGCAAAGGTTTTATCCGGTAGTATAATGTGCAAATTGAAACAATTGATATCAATACTTTTACATAAAAAGTATGACTTTATTGAGATTAATGGATATTCAGATGCTATTAGATTTTTTTTGATACAATATGCAAAGTGTAAGAAAATTCCATATGCAATAGAAACCGACACACAACTGCATATACCAGATAATTATATAAAAAGAACAATAAAAAATATTTATTTAAAATATATATTTCATGGCAAATATGCTTATGGATTTTCAGGCGGTACACGACAAAAGAAATTGTTTGAATATTATGGAATGAGAAGAAATAATATATATATTTTGCCAATGACAGTAGATTTGGATCAATTTTTATCAATTGCTAGACAGCATGATAAAAAATTTTATAAAGAAAAACATGGATTTAAGGATAAGAGGGTAGTTCTGTATATAGGAAGATTTGAAGATGTTAAAAATATCTCGTTGTTATTATCTGCAGTTAGTAGAATCAGTCAGAAATATAGTGATGTATGTTGTTTATTAATTGGAAAAGGAACGCTTAAATCTAAATTGGAAAAACAATGTAAAGAATGCCATATAGAAAATGTGTATTTTCAAGATTATAAATTAATGCCAGAATTAGCAGAGTACTATTGTTTAGCAGATGTATTTGTCCTTCCATCAAAATTTGAACAATGGGGACTAGTTGTAAATGAAGCGCTAGCATGTTATACACCTGTTATTGCAAGTGATAAAGTAGGAGCAGTTGACGATTTGATTCAAAAAAATACAAATGGAGATGTGTTTGAATCAGGAAATATCCAACAGTTAGAACAAAAATTAGAATATTGGTTAAATAATAGCTCAAACGAAAAAGACTTTAGTATTAATGAAAGATGGAATCATAAAGTTTATAGAGAACGTTGGATAAAAATTTTACAGGGGGTGCAAGAATGA
- a CDS encoding O-antigen ligase family protein translates to MITGKKGIAYKFHYIFLVLIFISLDSTFNLPYAHLLRWVYPIILLAFISKEMGKIAYPKGALWPAVAAMFLIASVYSINIKYSLGRVISYLIMTCFFYMFYKRQRYNNTLINIPWYLGKMFVIYEIANFFATVIGNSVRATGITGNANSLGLWSNIAFVFSVYYLKIEKTFNRKVLYSITAIMSVYTAIASGSRTYTLCILLNIAVFFILIFQSKIKYLVILPIVLFASINIPSIMNLLYQLPGFQRLIEEGSSRGAIWEAGISLWMKKPLFGWGYGVNQELNSIKYLGNIPGYGDYGFAFHNSYLSTIIEIGIIGLVIVLLHYVVIICNGIKVYRKTKHITVFIVIWICINMLICFIGGSAMTSLGSTEGFVFWGLLMWLYEYDNDIDI, encoded by the coding sequence ATGATAACTGGGAAAAAAGGGATTGCTTACAAATTCCATTATATTTTTCTTGTACTAATTTTTATCTCATTGGATTCTACATTTAACCTTCCCTATGCGCATTTATTGAGGTGGGTATATCCAATTATTCTTTTAGCTTTTATTTCAAAAGAAATGGGGAAAATAGCATATCCCAAAGGTGCATTATGGCCAGCTGTTGCAGCCATGTTTTTAATTGCTTCAGTATATAGTATCAATATCAAATATTCACTTGGAAGAGTAATTTCTTATTTAATTATGACATGTTTTTTTTATATGTTTTATAAACGTCAGCGATACAATAATACGCTTATAAATATTCCCTGGTATTTGGGGAAGATGTTTGTCATTTATGAGATTGCTAATTTTTTTGCAACCGTTATAGGAAATTCAGTTCGGGCAACAGGAATAACAGGGAATGCTAATTCATTGGGGTTATGGTCTAATATTGCATTTGTTTTTTCTGTTTATTATTTAAAAATCGAAAAAACTTTTAATAGGAAGGTTTTATATAGTATAACGGCAATAATGTCAGTATATACGGCAATTGCATCTGGTTCAAGAACATACACATTGTGTATTTTGTTAAATATTGCAGTATTTTTTATTTTGATATTCCAAAGCAAGATAAAATATCTTGTGATATTACCGATTGTTCTATTTGCGAGTATCAATATACCATCTATCATGAATTTATTGTATCAATTGCCAGGATTTCAGCGCTTAATTGAAGAGGGGAGTAGCAGAGGAGCAATTTGGGAAGCTGGAATTTCTCTATGGATGAAAAAACCATTATTTGGATGGGGATATGGAGTAAATCAGGAATTAAATTCGATAAAATATTTAGGTAATATTCCGGGATATGGAGATTATGGATTTGCATTTCATAACTCATATTTGTCTACTATTATTGAAATTGGGATAATTGGATTGGTTATTGTTTTGTTACATTATGTAGTTATTATCTGTAACGGTATCAAGGTATATAGAAAAACAAAACATATTACAGTTTTTATTGTTATTTGGATATGTATTAATATGCTGATATGTTTTATTGGTGGTTCAGCAATGACATCATTAGGCAGTACGGAAGGCTTTGTATTTTGGGGGTTACTTATGTGGCTTTATGAATATGATAATGATATTGATATATAG
- a CDS encoding lipopolysaccharide biosynthesis protein, producing the protein MENKKNLQWGIILSYITMFAGIIVSITYTPFLLRSLGTQQYGLYNMGQAAVSYLGLTEFGFGNAVIRYSSKYRAEGNEKKAESVYGLFLYIYSLLAIIIVIIGGVLCLFCDQFYTVSTGSEGYKQLRIIIIIMVVNLALTFTMTPYSSIITSYERFSFIKITNLIYTILKPVVMIPLLLWGYKAIALSIVTLVLQQFLNLANVIYVKKVLHININLKRKEMNFDILKEVLSYSFFVFLGSIVSQLNNNTDNVILGIISGEEAVAVYSVAYLLNTYIQQVPGTISSVFFPRVTSKIVKGESMQEMTNMLIKIGRIQCYFVMLLISGFILFGREFIALWAGKDYSIAYAIVLVLIIPAAIPNMQSIGVLIMQAMNKHQFRAILYLICAILNVCMSIPAGIKYGPLGCAACTGITTFLTSGMILNWYYKSKIGLNIKQYWKSIGGQCIKTIPILLVGIVFNYYITDYNWVSFFMKVICFSLCYIIYIYLVTMNHFERNFIKEIFAKIRIR; encoded by the coding sequence ATGGAAAATAAAAAAAATTTGCAATGGGGAATTATTCTTTCATATATAACGATGTTTGCTGGAATAATAGTATCTATTACTTATACACCATTTTTACTTCGTTCATTGGGCACACAGCAATATGGGTTGTATAATATGGGACAAGCCGCAGTTAGCTATTTAGGTCTAACAGAATTTGGATTTGGCAATGCAGTTATAAGATATTCATCAAAATACAGGGCAGAAGGAAATGAAAAGAAAGCAGAGTCTGTTTATGGATTGTTTTTGTATATTTATTCTCTATTAGCAATTATTATAGTGATTATAGGGGGAGTACTATGCCTTTTTTGTGATCAATTTTACACTGTAAGTACAGGAAGTGAAGGATATAAACAACTTCGTATTATTATTATTATTATGGTTGTAAATCTTGCATTAACCTTTACCATGACACCATATAGTTCGATTATTACTTCTTATGAAAGATTTTCTTTTATTAAGATTACAAATTTAATTTATACAATATTGAAACCCGTAGTAATGATCCCGTTGCTTCTTTGGGGATATAAAGCGATTGCTTTATCAATAGTAACATTAGTGTTGCAGCAATTTCTTAATTTAGCAAATGTAATTTATGTAAAAAAAGTATTACATATTAATATAAATCTAAAACGAAAAGAAATGAATTTTGATATTTTAAAAGAAGTTCTTAGCTATTCTTTTTTTGTTTTTTTGGGATCTATAGTAAGTCAATTAAATAATAATACAGATAATGTGATACTTGGAATTATTTCTGGAGAAGAGGCAGTTGCAGTTTATTCAGTTGCATATTTGTTAAATACATATATTCAGCAAGTGCCAGGGACAATTTCAAGTGTATTCTTTCCAAGGGTGACATCAAAAATTGTAAAAGGTGAGAGCATGCAAGAAATGACAAATATGCTTATTAAAATTGGGCGTATTCAGTGCTATTTTGTAATGTTGTTAATTAGTGGGTTTATATTGTTTGGGAGAGAGTTTATCGCTTTGTGGGCTGGAAAAGATTATAGTATAGCGTATGCAATAGTTTTAGTTCTAATTATTCCAGCGGCAATACCTAATATGCAAAGTATAGGTGTATTAATTATGCAAGCAATGAACAAGCACCAATTTAGAGCAATATTGTATCTTATATGTGCAATTTTGAATGTTTGCATGAGTATACCTGCAGGAATAAAATATGGACCTTTAGGATGTGCAGCATGTACAGGAATTACAACATTTTTGACAAGCGGAATGATTTTGAATTGGTATTATAAGTCAAAGATCGGTTTAAATATAAAACAATATTGGAAAAGCATAGGTGGACAATGTATAAAGACTATTCCGATTTTGTTGGTGGGAATTGTATTTAATTATTATATTACGGATTATAATTGGGTAAGCTTTTTTATGAAAGTAATATGCTTTTCATTATGCTATATTATATATATATATTTAGTAACAATGAACCATTTTGAGAGAAATTTTATAAAAGAAATTTTTGCTAAGATTAGAATAAGGTAA
- a CDS encoding CDP-glycerol glycerophosphotransferase family protein produces the protein MNIVKSINSRLNGIKQDFKSRYWEYGNYFKDQVVWEQSILFESFGGLNFQGNPYYIFKEIFLNNKYKKYDLYISHQCPEKLKEYLNNIKLYDNRVKVIKIHSDEYRRVLSHCKYLVNNVSFNMNFIKKTEQVYLNTWHGTPLKCLGRNIQNDPFECNNAQRNFLLCDYLLAPNKLTRNVYENDYMVRGIMHGQIKEQGYPRNSIFFDQNKRQSIKKRYGLEGKISIFYMPTWRGTANGIDDVDQVSEMERLAKELGETYKVFVKFHPAMQKEGAKFKYCLNMPDNIEVYEFLNGMDILITDYSSVFFDFANSDQKIILYQYDQEQYYKSRGMYSEVANQLPFPIAFTYEELKQYIKTEESTIYTEFKKQFCPFDSLKSTEEAIQLLMNFPEQAIGRMPVDLYIIDFLTTDEMLLKMAEKIKNKNFRFVFIPKRSNKRFSNITCFDKINYLILYPNSKLTIKERIIYLFSALVNTKKHLYYMKREQKRLWGATDIGHIYSKTTHVPIAVKAQREEWPNYL, from the coding sequence ATGAATATAGTGAAAAGTATAAATAGCAGATTAAATGGGATCAAACAAGATTTTAAGAGTAGATATTGGGAATATGGCAATTATTTTAAAGATCAAGTAGTATGGGAGCAATCAATTCTATTTGAATCATTTGGTGGTTTAAATTTTCAAGGAAATCCATATTACATCTTTAAAGAAATTTTTTTGAATAATAAATATAAAAAGTATGATTTATATATTTCACACCAGTGTCCAGAAAAATTAAAAGAATATCTTAACAATATTAAATTATATGATAACAGAGTAAAAGTTATTAAAATACATTCAGACGAATATAGAAGAGTTTTATCACATTGTAAGTATTTAGTTAATAATGTATCTTTTAATATGAATTTCATAAAAAAAACAGAACAAGTTTATTTGAATACATGGCATGGGACGCCGTTAAAATGTTTAGGAAGAAATATACAAAATGATCCATTTGAATGCAATAATGCTCAAAGAAATTTTTTACTATGTGATTATTTGCTTGCACCGAACAAACTAACTAGAAATGTTTATGAAAATGATTATATGGTTAGAGGAATTATGCATGGGCAAATAAAGGAGCAAGGATATCCAAGAAATTCCATATTTTTTGATCAAAATAAAAGACAATCAATTAAGAAAAGATATGGATTGGAAGGAAAAATTTCTATTTTTTATATGCCAACTTGGAGAGGAACTGCCAATGGTATTGATGATGTAGATCAAGTTAGTGAAATGGAGAGACTGGCAAAAGAACTGGGTGAAACGTATAAAGTATTTGTGAAATTTCATCCTGCCATGCAAAAAGAAGGAGCTAAATTTAAATATTGTTTAAATATGCCAGATAATATAGAAGTGTATGAATTCCTAAATGGTATGGATATATTGATTACGGACTATTCTAGTGTGTTTTTTGATTTTGCAAATTCAGATCAAAAAATTATTTTATACCAATATGATCAAGAACAATATTATAAAAGTAGGGGAATGTATAGTGAGGTTGCAAATCAATTGCCATTTCCAATTGCATTTACATATGAAGAATTAAAGCAATATATAAAAACGGAAGAGAGTACTATTTATACAGAATTTAAGAAACAATTTTGTCCATTTGATTCTTTGAAATCCACAGAAGAAGCTATACAGTTGTTAATGAATTTTCCGGAGCAAGCAATAGGAAGAATGCCTGTAGATTTATATATTATTGATTTTTTAACTACAGATGAAATGCTTTTAAAGATGGCTGAAAAAATAAAAAATAAAAACTTCCGATTTGTATTTATACCTAAGCGTAGTAATAAAAGATTCAGTAATATTACCTGCTTTGATAAAATTAATTATTTGATATTATATCCAAATAGTAAACTTACTATAAAAGAACGGATTATCTACTTATTTAGTGCTTTAGTTAATACAAAAAAGCATTTATATTATATGAAAAGGGAACAAAAAAGATTATGGGGTGCAACAGATATTGGTCATATTTATTCAAAGACAACACATGTACCTATAGCAGTAAAGGCTCAACGAGAAGAGTGGCCTAATTATTTATAA
- the tagD gene encoding glycerol-3-phosphate cytidylyltransferase codes for MKRVITYGTFDLLHYGHINLLKRAKEYGDYLIVALSTDEFNWDEKRKKCYFTYEQRKKLLEAVRYVDLVIPEENWEQKILDVKKYDVDTFVIGNDWEGKFDFLKDLCNVVYLPRTPEISSTQIKEELKKKGK; via the coding sequence ATGAAGCGTGTAATTACATATGGAACTTTTGACTTACTCCATTATGGACATATTAATTTACTTAAAAGGGCAAAAGAATATGGAGATTATCTTATAGTTGCTTTATCAACAGACGAATTTAATTGGGATGAAAAAAGAAAAAAATGTTATTTTACATATGAACAAAGAAAAAAGCTTTTAGAGGCTGTTAGATATGTAGACTTGGTGATTCCAGAAGAGAACTGGGAACAAAAAATTTTAGATGTTAAAAAATATGATGTAGATACATTTGTGATTGGGAATGATTGGGAAGGAAAATTTGATTTTTTGAAGGACTTATGTAATGTTGTATATTTACCGAGGACACCTGAAATTTCCAGTACACAGATTAAAGAAGAACTAAAGAAAAAAGGTAAATAA
- a CDS encoding glycosyltransferase family 4 protein, with the protein MNKKIKIFLGGYVNFPNAQNVNCDNIARYLDKEKFEVHTMYTNKKAIDKKVYKDQDIHLHKLIHHRFIWYWSKYLTMLLGNYDVYYLPKVEKTDKRFSQKHKNKICISSVEGVITESTNNTEQFKDYYIKDMTSFFSISNCIADSVKKYWGIQSEVIPLGTIPIGKKVDEKNKLKNIIWVGNVKANKRPQYLVNIAKTFSNLQFKMIGDGDMLEDMKKICMSENINNLRFYGRIPNSQVYQEMEECDLLLMTSEYEGLPKVIQEAAQMRLPSIYINENYNVDFITDGINGFAVSDLETMQEKIQFLLDDPTTYQKMSKAAYESIQPYTWGNVIKQYEKYFEKIYEKSQKMGVL; encoded by the coding sequence ATGAATAAAAAAATTAAAATTTTTTTAGGCGGCTATGTGAATTTCCCTAATGCACAAAATGTGAATTGTGATAATATTGCAAGATATTTGGATAAAGAAAAATTTGAAGTGCATACGATGTACACAAATAAAAAGGCAATCGATAAAAAGGTATATAAGGATCAAGATATACATTTACATAAATTAATTCATCATCGTTTCATATGGTATTGGAGTAAATATCTAACAATGCTTTTGGGAAATTACGATGTTTATTATTTACCTAAAGTGGAGAAAACGGACAAAAGGTTTTCTCAAAAACATAAAAATAAAATATGTATATCATCTGTTGAGGGAGTAATCACTGAGAGCACTAACAACACGGAACAATTTAAAGATTATTATATAAAAGATATGACAAGTTTTTTTTCAATTAGTAACTGTATTGCTGATAGTGTAAAAAAATATTGGGGGATTCAAAGTGAAGTAATTCCTCTTGGTACGATACCGATTGGAAAAAAAGTAGATGAAAAAAACAAATTAAAGAATATTATTTGGGTGGGAAATGTGAAGGCAAATAAGCGTCCACAATATCTGGTGAATATTGCTAAAACATTTTCAAATCTTCAATTTAAAATGATTGGAGATGGAGATATGTTGGAAGATATGAAGAAGATCTGTATGAGTGAAAATATAAATAATCTTAGATTTTATGGACGCATTCCTAATAGTCAGGTGTATCAAGAAATGGAAGAATGCGATTTGTTACTTATGACATCGGAGTATGAAGGATTGCCTAAAGTTATTCAAGAAGCAGCTCAAATGAGACTTCCGAGTATTTATATTAATGAAAATTATAATGTGGATTTTATAACTGATGGAATTAATGGTTTTGCAGTATCTGATTTAGAAACAATGCAGGAGAAGATTCAATTTTTATTAGATGATCCAACAACATATCAGAAAATGTCTAAAGCTGCTTATGAAAGTATTCAGCCATATACATGGGGAAATGTGATTAAGCAATATGAAAAATATTTTGAGAAAATATATGAAAAATCTCAAAAAATGGGAGTATTATAG